Proteins from one Microbacterium hatanonis genomic window:
- a CDS encoding carboxylesterase/lipase family protein, with protein MTEQRRRGWPWMPLAAVGSVGAALAWLNAAPWWGWVLVGGLVVLVGFAARTWRRRRWFLRGAAWIASAVVVAGTAVAAGPLPATRTLNGPHTDPVTTAQGDVIGVRDDTAGVDAFAGIPYAAPPVGPLRWAAPAPALERPSPLVADDFGPSAVQPEPSFLTRAATRVLALPLEQTLLGGYATDEDSLRLNIWKPMGATDTPRPVLVYLHGGGFVGGSGSLPAYDGAALASRGDIVVVTINYRLGVFGFLADDALGGTATGNQGLLDQVAALQWVRDNIAGFGGDPGRVTVAGESAGSGSACILGASPLAAGLLHGIIGESGGCLGTAGNREEGDLYDNATAAREAARELSAALDGASLDEMRAMPASRIASAAKSISAHWWPSIDGRVLPDTPSAIYGAGRQNDVPLLLGSNADETSLDLVSGLDSDPDTYAREVREQYGDDAGRFLELYPGGDAQQVVASRISATTHQSMTAPMRTWALAAAGSGRSPVYTYFFSRTPPDPKLERFGAYHGAEVMYAYGNLGADGDADYTDVDRELESEMTERWIAFTSRHDPNTLTRERWPSVQDAPDLVLEFGDTTSVTSRPSPDAVDFWLGREGS; from the coding sequence ATGACAGAACAACGACGACGTGGATGGCCCTGGATGCCGCTGGCAGCCGTGGGATCGGTCGGGGCGGCGCTCGCGTGGCTCAACGCAGCGCCATGGTGGGGGTGGGTGCTCGTCGGCGGCCTCGTGGTGCTCGTCGGGTTCGCTGCGAGGACGTGGCGTCGTCGCCGCTGGTTCCTCCGAGGGGCGGCATGGATCGCTTCCGCCGTCGTCGTCGCGGGCACGGCCGTCGCTGCGGGGCCCCTTCCAGCCACACGCACTCTCAACGGCCCGCACACCGATCCGGTGACGACTGCGCAAGGAGATGTCATCGGCGTGCGCGACGACACCGCCGGGGTCGACGCCTTCGCGGGTATCCCCTACGCGGCTCCCCCCGTCGGCCCCCTGCGGTGGGCAGCGCCGGCACCCGCCCTGGAGCGGCCATCGCCCCTCGTCGCCGACGACTTCGGGCCCTCCGCTGTTCAGCCGGAGCCGAGCTTCCTCACCCGCGCCGCGACCCGCGTGCTCGCTCTGCCGCTCGAGCAGACACTGCTCGGGGGCTACGCCACGGACGAAGACAGTCTGCGTCTGAACATCTGGAAGCCGATGGGCGCGACCGACACCCCTCGCCCGGTGCTCGTCTACCTGCACGGTGGAGGCTTCGTCGGAGGCTCAGGCTCTCTCCCCGCCTACGACGGCGCGGCGCTGGCATCGCGCGGCGACATCGTCGTCGTCACCATCAACTACCGCCTCGGGGTCTTCGGATTCCTCGCCGACGACGCGCTCGGCGGCACCGCCACCGGCAACCAGGGCCTCCTCGACCAGGTCGCCGCCCTCCAGTGGGTGCGCGACAACATCGCCGGCTTCGGCGGCGACCCCGGTCGAGTGACGGTGGCCGGCGAGTCGGCGGGCTCGGGCAGCGCCTGCATCCTGGGCGCTTCCCCGCTGGCAGCCGGTCTGCTCCACGGCATCATCGGTGAGAGCGGCGGATGCTTGGGAACGGCCGGAAACCGCGAAGAGGGCGACCTCTACGACAACGCCACGGCAGCGCGAGAGGCTGCTCGCGAACTCAGCGCCGCACTCGACGGCGCGAGCCTGGACGAGATGAGGGCCATGCCGGCATCGCGTATCGCCTCGGCCGCGAAAAGCATCTCGGCGCACTGGTGGCCGTCCATCGACGGGCGGGTACTTCCCGACACGCCGTCCGCGATCTACGGCGCCGGACGCCAGAACGATGTTCCCCTGCTCCTCGGGAGCAACGCCGACGAAACGTCGCTCGATCTGGTGAGCGGGCTCGACTCCGACCCGGACACGTACGCGCGAGAGGTCCGCGAACAGTACGGGGACGACGCCGGCCGCTTCCTCGAGCTGTACCCCGGCGGCGATGCGCAGCAGGTCGTGGCGTCTCGCATCAGCGCCACGACGCATCAGTCGATGACCGCCCCCATGCGCACGTGGGCTCTCGCGGCAGCCGGGTCGGGGCGATCGCCCGTCTACACCTACTTCTTCTCGCGGACCCCGCCCGATCCGAAGCTGGAACGCTTCGGCGCGTATCACGGTGCCGAGGTCATGTACGCCTACGGCAACCTCGGCGCAGACGGCGACGCGGACTACACCGACGTCGACAGAGAGCTCGAGAGCGAGATGACCGAGCGGTGGATCGCGTTCACCTCCCGGCACGACCCGAACACGCTCACCCGTGAGCGCTGGCCATCCGTCCAGGACGCTCCCGACCTCGTCCTCGAGTTCGGGGACACCACCTCGGTGACGTCGCGCCCCTCCCCGGATGCCGTCGACTTCTGGCTGGGCCGGGAGGGGTCATGA
- a CDS encoding TetR family transcriptional regulator: MNEGEPTSVRRRSETRRRLLAAAAALFESTGTISQRVEDICGRAGFTRGAFYSNFTGVDQLYLALHEEQAARVWERLRHALDAQLAEESRADTLEDAVGFLLDSLPDSREWFSLRSVLLARAAADPAFAARMTLDDGHVGRELGDRFVALAAVHHRVPVVAAAVLAKAVVAAHVGAVSQSPVDVSGALTQRLTVAAVIRGLTVEAAAPTRT, translated from the coding sequence GTGAACGAAGGCGAGCCGACCTCGGTGCGGCGTCGGAGCGAGACCCGCCGGCGTCTTCTCGCGGCCGCTGCTGCCTTGTTCGAGAGCACGGGCACGATAAGCCAGCGCGTCGAAGACATCTGCGGGCGGGCCGGCTTCACCCGCGGGGCGTTCTACTCGAACTTCACCGGTGTCGACCAGCTCTACCTCGCCCTGCACGAGGAGCAGGCGGCGAGGGTGTGGGAGCGCCTCCGGCACGCGCTCGACGCGCAGTTGGCGGAGGAGAGCCGGGCCGACACCCTCGAGGATGCCGTGGGCTTCCTTCTCGACTCGCTGCCGGACAGCCGCGAGTGGTTCTCGTTGAGGTCAGTGCTGCTGGCGCGAGCTGCAGCAGACCCCGCGTTCGCCGCGAGGATGACGCTCGACGACGGTCACGTCGGACGCGAGCTCGGCGACCGCTTCGTCGCCCTCGCTGCCGTTCATCATCGGGTCCCGGTTGTCGCCGCCGCGGTCCTGGCCAAGGCCGTCGTCGCGGCCCACGTCGGAGCCGTGAGTCAGTCGCCGGTCGACGTCAGCGGTGCGCTCACGCAGAGACTCACCGTCGCGGCGGTGATCCGGGGGCTCACCGTCGAGGCCGCCGCCCCCACTCGCACGTAA
- a CDS encoding ATP-binding cassette domain-containing protein, with protein MSSSARSGRVPAIRAEGLVKTFGTNRAVDGVDLIVDAGTVYGVLGPNGAGKTTTIGMLATLLRPDAGRTEIFGRDVVREAQVVRQLIGLTGQFASVDETLSATENLVIFGRLLGLSRADSRRKAGELLEEFGLAEAARRPLAKFSGGMRRRLDLAASLIAQPPLIFLDEPTTGLDPRTRGQMWDTIRRLVANGSTVLLTTQYLDEADQLADRIAVIDRGRVVAEGTAPELKASVGQASLVLRLRDGAELGLARETVDRVLGVSAIVSPEAARLTVPMSDPDRVTDLLLAFREGGVRLSEFSVQQPTLDEVFLTLTGTGASSDADADAADVPDLEGARA; from the coding sequence ATGAGCTCATCCGCTCGCTCGGGGCGCGTCCCCGCCATCCGCGCCGAAGGCCTGGTGAAGACCTTCGGCACCAACCGCGCCGTCGATGGCGTCGACCTGATCGTCGACGCCGGCACGGTCTACGGTGTGCTCGGCCCCAACGGCGCCGGCAAGACCACCACCATCGGCATGCTGGCGACACTGCTGCGTCCTGACGCGGGCCGCACCGAGATCTTCGGCCGCGACGTCGTGCGCGAGGCCCAGGTCGTGCGCCAGCTCATCGGCCTCACGGGGCAGTTCGCCTCCGTCGACGAAACACTGTCGGCCACCGAGAACCTCGTCATCTTCGGGCGCCTGCTCGGGTTGTCCCGGGCCGACTCCCGTCGGAAGGCAGGCGAGCTGCTGGAGGAGTTCGGTCTCGCCGAGGCCGCTCGCCGTCCGCTGGCGAAGTTCTCGGGAGGGATGCGGCGCCGCCTCGACCTCGCGGCGTCGCTCATCGCCCAGCCGCCGCTGATCTTCCTCGACGAGCCCACGACGGGCCTCGACCCCCGGACACGCGGGCAGATGTGGGACACGATCCGGCGGCTGGTCGCCAACGGCTCGACCGTCCTCCTCACCACGCAATACCTCGACGAGGCCGACCAGCTCGCCGACCGGATCGCCGTCATCGACCGCGGTCGGGTCGTCGCCGAGGGGACGGCGCCCGAGCTGAAGGCATCCGTCGGGCAGGCCTCCCTCGTGCTCCGCCTGCGCGACGGCGCCGAGCTGGGTCTCGCTCGAGAGACCGTGGACCGGGTGCTGGGCGTGTCGGCCATCGTGTCTCCCGAAGCGGCCCGACTCACGGTGCCGATGAGCGATCCCGACCGGGTGACCGACCTGCTCCTGGCCTTCCGCGAGGGCGGGGTGCGCCTGAGCGAGTTCAGCGTTCAGCAGCCGACCCTCGACGAGGTCTTCCTCACGCTGACCGGGACGGGTGCGTCCTCCGACGCCGATGCCGACGCAGCGGACGTCCCCGATCTCGAAGGAGCACGCGCATGA
- a CDS encoding ABC transporter permease: MSTMTASLTPVAERDLRNHAGVAQTVRNTLTMAWRGLLKIRRTPEQLIDVTVQPILFTLMFTYIFGGAIAGDVQSYLPIIIPGILVQTVITTSVVTGVQLREDMDKGVFDRFRSLPIARIAPLSGALLADTVRYAIATTLTFTMGFIMGFRPAGGIGAVVAAGVLVVVCSWAVSWIFAFFGVVARTASSVQGVSLVILFPLTFLSNAFVPADTMPGWLQWFVDINPVSHLVTAVRELVNNGTVGSDVVITLIGAAVIVAVFAPLTVRTYMRKA; this comes from the coding sequence ATGAGCACCATGACCGCATCCCTGACCCCGGTCGCCGAGCGCGACCTCCGCAACCACGCGGGTGTCGCGCAGACCGTGCGGAACACGCTGACGATGGCCTGGCGAGGACTGCTCAAGATCCGTCGGACCCCTGAGCAGCTCATCGACGTGACGGTGCAGCCGATCCTGTTCACGCTGATGTTCACATACATCTTCGGCGGCGCCATCGCCGGAGACGTGCAGAGCTACCTGCCGATCATCATCCCCGGCATCCTCGTGCAGACGGTCATCACCACGTCGGTCGTCACGGGTGTGCAGTTGCGCGAGGACATGGACAAGGGGGTGTTCGACAGGTTCAGATCGCTGCCGATCGCCCGCATCGCGCCGCTGTCGGGAGCCCTCCTCGCCGACACCGTCCGCTACGCGATCGCGACCACGCTCACCTTCACGATGGGGTTCATCATGGGCTTCCGTCCGGCCGGCGGCATCGGTGCGGTGGTCGCCGCGGGCGTCCTGGTCGTGGTCTGCTCGTGGGCGGTCAGCTGGATCTTCGCCTTCTTCGGGGTGGTCGCGCGCACCGCCTCGAGCGTGCAGGGGGTGTCGCTGGTGATCCTGTTCCCGCTGACCTTCCTCTCCAACGCCTTCGTGCCCGCCGACACGATGCCCGGGTGGCTGCAGTGGTTCGTCGACATCAACCCCGTCTCGCACCTCGTCACGGCGGTGCGCGAACTCGTCAACAACGGCACGGTCGGCTCCGACGTCGTGATCACGCTGATCGGCGCGGCCGTGATCGTCGCGGTGTTCGCGCCGCTGACCGTGCGCACCTATATGCGCAAGGCCTAG
- a CDS encoding ATP-binding protein, whose protein sequence is MKLRFFGGLAAEDGSAVVTGRGQQALLLRLAVDTATTVGYRALTEDIWGQEPPSDPRASLHSLASRLRRVLPPDALIAAPGGYRLAFSRDDVDLTRFADLVARARAAVDPREAFSLAREALSLWSGDPWTPGDGFDWLVRDLLEDRAHAERLAGARTVAADGPRANTVPAAITSLVGRESELALIEEQLASERLVTVVGPGGAGKTTLAFETARLQAGAIIVELAPVAAGDVWGALAGAVGRSVRLPDATNAPIGVRDRVVEALTGRRALIVLDNCEHVSREAADVAVDVLQTLPGSRVLATSREPLGVPGEAFVDLGPLPLSDAVELFGLRVRAASGAVPNPSDAATVEGIVRRLDGLPLAVELAAAKTRTLSLTEIAAGLDDRFDLLATGPRATAPRHQTLRALIDWSWDTLTPAERTALLAAAVFPDGIAATDAATIGAHFDLPASAFDELVDRSLLSRRHGRFRMLETVREYGLDRLRAEGRDDGFRASQAEAMAELAALRDATLRGPEVRAGLAWFDANEENLSSALRFAAETSRRRTGVRLVRAMLWPWILRERTHELAGNATVFAATDEALDSEPEVVVAGIALLADAFSLVMDSAVLTPTTGGRDGVPRFAERAAEIAAAAAQHPSEIAAALPALLRGIADAMANLGRDLSWSHGVTFAAEPTDGLPLWTRAFLGVLGAGAAANSGDVETLGEQSTLALGIFREIGDPWGIAFAGQLRSEWLMLEGRLEEALEIADRSTDVFSGLTSASDAVQQRSQTVGLLVRLGRVDDARSRVDELDEFARQDGSERALVQVRMSRALVEIAAGDAEAALRELAVLDRGLPAGFPSQLTAWWGSKRAQALTLLHRTDEARAALRDAVPVAIRSGDQPIMADVALSLAGWLVETGQDAAARRALATATVLRGSPDEHDPFRTRLVARMTAAPEEPVPDAAAEFAVLAALLDEGAG, encoded by the coding sequence GTGAAGCTGCGGTTCTTCGGGGGGCTCGCCGCGGAGGACGGATCGGCGGTCGTGACCGGTCGCGGGCAGCAGGCGCTGCTTCTGCGCCTCGCCGTCGACACCGCGACGACCGTGGGCTATCGCGCCCTGACGGAGGACATCTGGGGCCAGGAACCCCCGTCCGACCCCCGTGCTTCGCTGCACTCGCTGGCCTCCCGCCTGCGTCGCGTGCTGCCGCCCGACGCCCTGATCGCCGCACCGGGCGGCTACCGTCTCGCCTTCTCGCGCGACGACGTCGACCTCACGCGCTTCGCCGATCTGGTGGCTCGCGCCCGGGCCGCCGTCGATCCGCGCGAGGCCTTCTCGCTCGCGCGCGAGGCGCTGTCGCTGTGGAGCGGGGACCCGTGGACCCCCGGCGACGGCTTCGACTGGCTCGTGCGCGACCTGCTGGAAGACCGGGCCCACGCCGAGCGGCTGGCCGGAGCCCGAACCGTGGCGGCCGACGGCCCGCGCGCGAACACCGTGCCGGCGGCCATCACGAGCCTGGTGGGGCGGGAGTCCGAGCTCGCCCTCATCGAGGAGCAGCTGGCCTCCGAGCGGCTCGTCACGGTCGTCGGCCCCGGCGGAGCGGGGAAGACCACGCTCGCCTTCGAGACGGCCCGCCTCCAGGCCGGCGCGATCATCGTCGAGCTCGCCCCCGTCGCCGCCGGCGACGTGTGGGGCGCGCTCGCCGGCGCGGTGGGGCGCAGCGTGCGCCTGCCCGATGCGACGAATGCGCCCATCGGCGTGCGCGACCGGGTCGTCGAGGCGCTCACCGGGCGCCGCGCCCTGATCGTGCTCGACAACTGCGAGCACGTCTCCCGCGAGGCGGCCGACGTCGCCGTCGACGTGCTGCAGACCCTGCCCGGATCGCGCGTGCTCGCCACCAGCCGCGAGCCCCTGGGCGTGCCGGGCGAGGCGTTCGTCGACCTCGGGCCGCTCCCCCTCTCCGACGCGGTCGAGTTGTTCGGCCTCCGGGTGCGCGCGGCTTCCGGAGCCGTTCCCAACCCCTCCGATGCGGCCACGGTCGAGGGGATCGTCCGTCGCCTCGACGGGCTGCCGTTGGCGGTGGAGCTGGCGGCGGCGAAGACCCGCACCCTGTCGCTGACCGAGATCGCGGCGGGTCTCGACGACCGGTTCGACCTGCTCGCGACGGGTCCTCGCGCGACGGCGCCCCGGCATCAGACGCTCCGGGCGCTCATCGACTGGAGTTGGGACACGCTGACGCCCGCTGAACGCACGGCGCTCCTCGCAGCCGCCGTCTTCCCCGACGGCATCGCGGCGACGGATGCGGCGACGATCGGCGCGCACTTCGACCTTCCCGCGTCGGCCTTCGACGAGCTGGTGGACCGATCTCTCCTGAGCCGACGGCACGGACGCTTCCGGATGCTCGAGACGGTGCGCGAGTACGGTCTCGACCGGCTCCGTGCCGAAGGCCGCGACGACGGGTTCCGCGCGTCGCAGGCAGAGGCGATGGCCGAGCTGGCCGCCCTGCGCGACGCGACGCTCCGCGGCCCGGAGGTGCGAGCCGGCCTCGCGTGGTTCGACGCCAACGAGGAGAACCTCTCGAGCGCGCTGCGCTTCGCCGCGGAGACCTCGAGGCGCCGGACGGGAGTCCGCCTCGTGCGGGCGATGCTCTGGCCGTGGATCCTGCGCGAGCGCACCCACGAGCTGGCCGGGAACGCCACGGTCTTCGCCGCGACCGACGAGGCCCTCGACTCCGAACCCGAGGTCGTCGTGGCAGGGATCGCACTGCTTGCCGACGCGTTCTCCCTCGTGATGGACAGCGCCGTGCTCACACCGACCACGGGCGGGCGTGATGGAGTGCCGCGCTTCGCCGAACGAGCGGCCGAGATCGCCGCGGCCGCGGCGCAGCATCCGTCCGAGATCGCCGCCGCGCTCCCCGCTCTTCTCCGCGGCATCGCCGACGCGATGGCCAACCTCGGCCGCGACCTGAGCTGGTCTCACGGAGTCACGTTCGCCGCAGAACCGACCGACGGCCTCCCGCTGTGGACGCGGGCGTTCCTCGGCGTCCTCGGCGCGGGAGCCGCGGCGAACTCCGGCGACGTCGAGACGCTCGGCGAGCAGAGCACGCTGGCTCTCGGCATATTCCGCGAGATCGGCGACCCGTGGGGCATCGCGTTCGCCGGGCAGCTGCGGTCGGAGTGGCTCATGCTGGAGGGGCGCCTCGAGGAGGCGCTCGAGATCGCCGATCGGTCGACCGACGTCTTCTCGGGCCTGACCTCCGCCAGCGACGCGGTGCAGCAGCGTTCGCAGACCGTCGGGCTGCTCGTGCGCCTGGGGCGCGTCGACGACGCCCGGTCGCGGGTCGATGAGCTCGACGAGTTCGCCCGGCAGGACGGCTCGGAGCGCGCCCTGGTACAGGTGCGGATGAGCCGGGCGCTCGTCGAGATCGCGGCGGGCGACGCCGAGGCGGCCCTGCGGGAGCTCGCCGTGCTCGACCGGGGCCTTCCGGCGGGATTCCCCTCGCAACTGACCGCGTGGTGGGGATCGAAGCGCGCGCAGGCTCTCACACTGCTGCACCGCACCGATGAGGCGCGTGCGGCACTGCGCGACGCCGTGCCCGTCGCGATCCGCAGCGGCGACCAGCCCATCATGGCCGACGTCGCGCTGTCGTTGGCCGGCTGGTTGGTCGAGACGGGTCAGGATGCGGCGGCCCGCCGGGCGCTCGCGACCGCCACGGTGCTGCGCGGGAGCCCGGACGAGCACGACCCGTTCCGCACACGCCTGGTCGCACGGATGACCGCGGCGCCGGAGGAACCAGTCCCCGACGCCGCGGCCGAATTCGCCGTGCTCGCCGCCCTGCTCGACGAGGGCGCCGGCTAG
- a CDS encoding glutamyl-tRNA reductase, whose product MLLCVSASHKTASFDLLERLSVPSTPVAPLIAAHAECVQGAVVVATCNRFEAYVDMDEPLTASGAVGLEATLSAIEAATGVPASELDGSYRLMGGDEVAEHLFAVASGLESVVVGEGEIAGQVRRALTESRRLGTTSAELERLFQRASEAQRGVKNATAIGRAGRSLVRLALDLADSRIADWSKLRVLLIGTGSYAAVTLAALRDHGAEDISVHSPSGRATPFAAKHGIRAVAPERFPSAVTHADLIITCTSAEHHVLSAATFAAGRGAYDTAIEGQPAASACPIATPDRRLVIDLGLPRNVDPDVAGVSGVDLLDLETIRIHAPLDELQATDAARQVVRDAARRFATVGERKSITPAVVALRTHIFGLMESEISRARARGDDDGRTEQALRHLVGVLLHTPTSRAHQLAEDGRTDDYITALSTLYGLEVAEPEATVADAEPGVA is encoded by the coding sequence GTGCTGCTGTGCGTCAGCGCGAGTCACAAGACCGCGTCCTTCGATCTCCTCGAGCGCCTCAGCGTCCCCTCCACGCCCGTCGCCCCGCTGATCGCGGCGCACGCGGAATGCGTGCAGGGAGCGGTGGTCGTGGCCACCTGCAACCGCTTCGAGGCGTACGTCGACATGGACGAGCCGCTGACCGCATCGGGTGCCGTCGGACTCGAGGCCACGCTCTCGGCCATCGAGGCAGCCACCGGTGTGCCCGCTTCCGAGCTCGACGGCTCGTACCGTCTGATGGGCGGCGACGAGGTCGCCGAGCACCTGTTCGCCGTCGCGTCGGGCCTCGAGTCGGTCGTCGTCGGCGAGGGCGAGATCGCCGGCCAGGTGCGTCGTGCGCTCACCGAGTCGCGCCGCCTCGGCACGACCTCCGCCGAGCTCGAGCGGCTGTTCCAGAGGGCGTCCGAAGCCCAGCGCGGGGTGAAGAACGCCACCGCCATCGGCCGCGCCGGCCGCTCGCTCGTGCGCCTCGCGCTCGACCTGGCCGACAGCCGCATCGCCGACTGGTCGAAGCTGCGGGTGCTGCTGATCGGCACGGGCTCCTACGCGGCGGTCACACTCGCGGCCCTGCGCGACCACGGCGCCGAAGACATCTCGGTGCACTCCCCCTCGGGCCGCGCGACCCCGTTCGCCGCGAAGCACGGCATCCGCGCGGTCGCCCCCGAGCGCTTCCCCTCGGCCGTCACCCACGCCGACCTCATCATCACGTGCACGAGCGCCGAGCACCACGTGCTCAGCGCCGCCACGTTCGCCGCCGGCCGCGGCGCGTACGACACCGCGATCGAGGGTCAGCCCGCAGCATCCGCCTGCCCCATCGCGACCCCCGACCGGCGCCTCGTCATCGACCTGGGCCTGCCGCGCAACGTCGACCCCGACGTCGCCGGCGTGAGCGGCGTCGATCTGCTCGACCTGGAGACGATCCGCATCCACGCCCCGCTCGACGAGCTGCAGGCGACGGATGCCGCGCGACAGGTCGTACGCGACGCCGCCCGCCGGTTCGCGACCGTCGGCGAGCGCAAGAGCATCACGCCGGCCGTCGTCGCCCTGCGCACGCACATCTTCGGGCTCATGGAGTCGGAGATCTCCCGTGCCCGCGCCCGTGGCGACGACGACGGCCGCACCGAGCAGGCCCTCCGCCACCTCGTCGGCGTGCTGCTGCACACCCCCACCTCGCGTGCGCACCAGCTCGCCGAGGACGGACGCACCGACGACTACATCACGGCCCTCTCGACGCTCTACGGCCTGGAGGTCGCCGAGCCCGAGGCGACCGTCGCCGACGCCGAGCCCGGCGTCGCCTGA
- the hemE gene encoding uroporphyrinogen decarboxylase, translating to MATPDAPLLRALRGDRPDRPPVWFMRQAGRSLPEYRELRVGTRMLDACLTPDLAAEITLQPVRRHDVDAGIFFSDIVVPLRLAGIAVEIEPGRGPVFADPVRSADDVARITAIDPAEVAAAAEPVRQAVGIVTAELGDKPLIGFAGAPFTLAAYLVEGGPSKEHLRARGMMHADPDAWHRLAGWLSGVSRAFLDAQIDGGASAVQLFDSWAGSLSRSDYLEFVAPHSAAALEGITVPRIHFGVGTGGILDDMRLGGLADAVGVDWRTPLDTAAAVLGPDTTVQGNIDPALLGAPWPVLAAHVDDVIARGRAARAHVLNLGHGVPPDADPGVLTRIVERAHGLDS from the coding sequence ATGGCAACACCTGACGCACCCCTGTTGCGCGCGCTGCGCGGCGACCGTCCCGACCGGCCGCCGGTGTGGTTCATGCGGCAGGCGGGGCGCTCGCTCCCCGAGTATCGCGAGCTGCGGGTGGGAACGCGGATGCTGGACGCTTGCCTCACCCCGGATCTGGCTGCGGAGATCACGCTGCAGCCCGTGCGCCGGCACGACGTCGACGCCGGCATCTTCTTCAGCGATATCGTCGTGCCGCTTCGCCTGGCCGGGATCGCCGTCGAGATCGAACCCGGGCGCGGGCCGGTGTTCGCCGACCCGGTGCGCTCGGCCGACGACGTCGCGCGCATCACCGCCATCGATCCCGCCGAGGTCGCAGCGGCGGCCGAACCGGTGCGCCAGGCCGTCGGCATCGTCACCGCGGAGCTCGGCGACAAGCCGCTCATCGGCTTCGCCGGGGCGCCCTTCACTCTCGCGGCCTACCTCGTCGAAGGCGGCCCCTCGAAGGAGCACCTTCGCGCCCGCGGCATGATGCACGCCGACCCCGACGCCTGGCACCGGCTCGCCGGGTGGCTCTCGGGCGTCTCGCGCGCGTTCCTCGACGCCCAGATCGACGGCGGCGCCTCGGCGGTGCAGCTGTTCGACTCGTGGGCGGGCTCGCTGTCGCGCTCCGACTACCTCGAATTCGTCGCGCCCCATTCCGCCGCCGCGCTCGAGGGCATCACGGTGCCGCGCATCCACTTCGGCGTGGGAACTGGCGGCATCCTCGACGACATGCGCCTCGGCGGGCTCGCCGATGCCGTCGGCGTCGACTGGCGCACGCCTCTCGACACGGCCGCCGCCGTGCTCGGACCCGACACCACCGTGCAGGGGAACATCGACCCCGCGCTGCTCGGGGCGCCGTGGCCCGTCCTCGCCGCACACGTCGACGACGTGATCGCCCGCGGCCGCGCCGCCCGCGCTCACGTGCTGAACCTCGGCCACGGTGTGCCGCCCGATGCCGACCCCGGTGTCCTGACGAGGATCGTCGAGCGCGCCCACGGGCTCGACTCGTGA